Proteins from one Cryptomeria japonica chromosome 4, Sugi_1.0, whole genome shotgun sequence genomic window:
- the LOC131063599 gene encoding AT-hook motif nuclear-localized protein 26, with protein MAAIAAQDASLGDKENNHNNNNGALVKLNNDEDERGALIRRPRGRPAGSKNKPKPPIIITRDSANALRAHAMEIANGCDVGESIATFARRRQRGVCVLSGTGTVTNVTLRQPAAPGAIVTLHGRFEILSLTGAFLPPPAPPGATGLTIYLAGGQGQVVGGTVVGALIASGPVVIMAASFLNASFDRLPLEEEEAAPLSQVAAGSQAQPLQMQSGAHGGSHHTLSEHSNMAALFNVPPNLLGNGNGLPPPDVYAGWAPGRPLY; from the coding sequence ATGGCGGCTATAGCAGCACAAGATGCAAGCTTAGGCGACAAAGAAAACAACCACAACAATAATAACGGCGCTCTGGTAAAGCTCAACAATGACGAAGACGAAAGAGGGGCTTTGATCCGCCGCCCTCGCGGCCGTCCTGCGGGATCAAAAAATAAGCCGAAGCCGCCAATAATTATAACACGTGACAGTGCAAATGCTCTGCGCGCTCATGCAATGGAGATCGCAAATGGCTGCGATGTGGGCGAAAGTATTGCGACTTTTGCGCGGCGGCGGCAGCGCGGAGTTTGTGTTCTCAGCGGCACCGGGACGGTCACCAATGTGACCCTGCGCCAACCGGCGGCGCCCGGCGCCATTGTTACTCTTCATGGAAGGTTCGAGATCTTGTCGCTTACGGGAGCTTTTCTGCCGCCGCCGGCGCCACCAGGCGCTACTGGACTCACTATTTATCTCGCCGGCGGCCAGGGGCAGGTCGTCGGCGGGACTGTTGTCGGCGCGCTTATTGCCTCTGGACCGGTGGTTATCATGGCGGCTTCTTTTCTTAATGCGAGCTTTGATCGATTGCCTTTGGAGGAGGAAGAGGCGGCGCCGCTGTCTCAAGTGGCCGCGGGTTCGCAGGCGCAGCCTTTGCAGATGCAGAGTGGGGCCCATGGGGGGAGTCATCATACGCTCTCTGAGCATTCGAATATGGCGGCGCTTTTTAATGTTCCGCCTAATTTGCTTGGGAATGGGAATGGATTGCCGCCGCCTGATGTTTATGCTGGTTGGGCTCCTGGCCGCCCTCTTTATTGA